Proteins encoded by one window of Ramlibacter tataouinensis:
- a CDS encoding SRPBCC family protein, translating into MTEPSESQASDRIERSILIDAPRAKVWQLLSDAERFGRWFGADLKGQTFAPGQVTRGPITIEGYTHILFEVKVERVEPQQLLSWRWHPYAVDPAVDYSGEEPTLVTWTLHDAPNNATLVRTVESGFDQVPPHRRLEAFRMNSGGWTAQLENIRRHAEAAR; encoded by the coding sequence ATGACCGAGCCCAGCGAATCCCAGGCCAGCGATCGCATCGAGCGCAGCATCCTCATCGACGCCCCGCGCGCCAAGGTCTGGCAGCTGCTGTCCGATGCGGAACGGTTCGGTCGCTGGTTCGGCGCCGACCTGAAGGGGCAGACTTTCGCGCCCGGCCAGGTGACGCGCGGGCCGATCACCATCGAGGGCTACACCCACATCCTGTTCGAGGTGAAGGTCGAGCGCGTCGAGCCGCAGCAGCTGCTCTCGTGGCGCTGGCACCCGTACGCGGTCGATCCGGCCGTGGACTACAGCGGCGAAGAGCCCACCCTGGTCACCTGGACCCTGCACGACGCGCCCAACAACGCCACCCTGGTCAGGACGGTGGAGTCCGGCTTCGACCAGGTGCCGCCGCACCGCCGGCTGGAGGCCTTCCGCATGAACTCCGGCGGCTGGACCGCCCAGCTGGAGAACATCCGCCGCCATGCCGAAGCCGCGCGCTGA
- a CDS encoding ArsR/SmtB family transcription factor produces MRPQPPAAPPSQLAQVFFALGDATRLRLVAVLCAGGAFSITQLTANTDISRQAVTKHLQVLADAGLVKDLKIGRERLWQFDPTQLEEARRTLEVIGRQWDTALAKLKAFAQDQ; encoded by the coding sequence GTGCGGCCCCAGCCACCAGCCGCGCCGCCGTCGCAGCTCGCCCAGGTGTTCTTCGCGCTGGGCGACGCGACGCGGCTGCGCCTGGTCGCCGTGCTGTGCGCCGGCGGCGCCTTTTCCATCACCCAGCTCACCGCCAACACCGACATCAGCCGCCAGGCCGTGACCAAGCACCTGCAGGTGCTGGCCGACGCCGGCCTGGTCAAGGACCTGAAGATCGGCCGCGAGCGGCTGTGGCAGTTCGATCCCACCCAGCTGGAAGAGGCGCGCCGGACCCTCGAGGTGATCGGGCGCCAGTGGGACACGGCGCTGGCGAAGCTGAAGGCGTTCGCGCAGGATCAGTAG
- a CDS encoding aspartate/glutamate racemase family protein, with translation MSDRVPTIGLVVPPGHGRVPQDGPLLYGDRVRFIARGLGIAGVSPEGFAPVIDTVLDRACELREAGAEAISLMGTSISFYRGAAFTESLRERMQEATGVPCTTMSHAILAALRQLGIRRVAVATSYIDELNDKLEAYLTQAGFTVTAIQGMSITGVQEVGEVSTEALVRLSHQVLAQNATADGVFISCGGLLTLDAIRQLERELGLPVTASSPAGFWDVVRLAGVAPRSRGFGRLFESQNLQPAY, from the coding sequence GTGAGCGACCGCGTGCCCACGATCGGCCTGGTCGTGCCGCCCGGCCATGGCCGGGTGCCGCAGGACGGCCCGCTGCTTTACGGCGATCGCGTGCGCTTCATCGCCCGCGGCCTGGGCATCGCCGGGGTGTCGCCGGAAGGCTTCGCGCCGGTCATCGACACCGTGCTCGACCGCGCCTGCGAGCTGCGCGAGGCCGGGGCCGAGGCCATCTCGCTGATGGGGACTTCGATCAGCTTCTACCGGGGCGCGGCGTTCACCGAATCGCTGCGCGAGCGGATGCAGGAAGCCACCGGCGTGCCCTGCACCACGATGAGCCACGCCATCCTGGCGGCGCTGCGGCAGCTGGGCATCCGGCGCGTCGCGGTCGCGACCTCCTACATCGACGAGCTGAACGACAAGCTGGAGGCCTACCTGACGCAGGCCGGCTTCACCGTGACGGCGATCCAGGGGATGTCCATCACGGGCGTGCAGGAAGTCGGCGAGGTCTCCACCGAAGCGCTGGTGCGCCTGTCGCACCAGGTGCTCGCGCAGAACGCCACGGCGGACGGCGTCTTCATCTCCTGCGGCGGCCTGCTCACGCTGGACGCGATCCGCCAGCTCGAGCGCGAGCTGGGGCTGCCGGTGACCGCCAGCTCCCCGGCCGGCTTCTGGGATGTGGTGCGACTGGCCGGCGTGGCACCGCGGTCGCGCGGATTCGGGCGGCTGTTCGAATCGCAAAATCTCCAGCCCGCCTACTGA
- a CDS encoding Bug family tripartite tricarboxylate transporter substrate binding protein yields the protein MTKRIPSFLASRRALLAAATLALASPFAAAQAFPDKPVKLLVGYNAGGGVDAMARLLSARLPALLGQQVVVENRSGASGMIAAEAVANAAPDGYTLLLGESGMMITSLLQPRGNLDPIKSFTPVAGAFVTPLMVVAGNSLPANNPKELLELIKAKPGGLSYATSGVGTVHHLGFEMLKARSQSFIVHIPYRGASQIVPDVIGGQVPIGVVSAAAGLTQANAGKLKAIGMMSAGKLAGAEKVPAFADALPGFDVAPRLFVLAPAGTPAPVVAKLDEALRKVLSSAELEQAASRAGGVVSYLPPAQLGQAMARETADWSKLIKSQKIAVQ from the coding sequence GTGACCAAGCGAATCCCTTCCTTCCTGGCCTCGCGCCGCGCCCTGCTGGCGGCCGCCACCCTGGCCCTGGCCAGCCCGTTCGCGGCGGCCCAGGCCTTTCCGGACAAGCCGGTCAAGCTGCTGGTGGGCTACAACGCCGGCGGCGGCGTGGACGCGATGGCGCGGCTGCTGTCGGCCCGCCTGCCGGCGCTGCTGGGCCAGCAGGTGGTGGTGGAGAACCGGTCCGGCGCCAGCGGCATGATCGCCGCCGAGGCGGTCGCCAACGCGGCCCCCGACGGCTACACGCTGCTGCTGGGCGAGAGCGGCATGATGATCACCTCGCTGCTGCAGCCGCGCGGCAACCTCGACCCGATCAAGTCCTTCACGCCGGTGGCCGGCGCCTTCGTCACGCCGCTGATGGTGGTGGCCGGCAACAGCCTGCCGGCGAACAACCCGAAGGAGCTGCTCGAGCTGATCAAGGCCAAGCCGGGCGGCCTCTCGTATGCGACCTCGGGCGTGGGCACCGTCCACCACCTCGGCTTCGAGATGCTGAAGGCGCGCTCGCAATCCTTCATCGTCCACATCCCCTACCGCGGCGCCTCCCAGATCGTGCCGGACGTGATCGGCGGCCAGGTGCCCATCGGCGTGGTCAGCGCGGCGGCCGGGCTGACGCAGGCGAACGCCGGCAAGCTCAAGGCCATCGGCATGATGAGCGCCGGCAAGCTGGCCGGCGCCGAGAAGGTGCCCGCCTTCGCCGACGCCCTGCCCGGCTTCGACGTCGCGCCGCGCCTGTTCGTGCTGGCCCCGGCCGGCACGCCGGCACCCGTGGTCGCCAAGCTGGACGAGGCCCTGCGCAAGGTGCTGTCCAGCGCCGAGCTGGAGCAGGCGGCCTCCCGCGCCGGCGGCGTCGTCTCGTACCTGCCGCCGGCACAGCTGGGGCAGGCCATGGCCAGGGAAACGGCCGACTGGTCCAAGCTGATCAAGTCGCAGAAGATCGCCGTCCAGTGA
- a CDS encoding mandelate racemase/muconate lactonizing enzyme family protein, with translation MPTITAVRATPLNLPVTVGSGSRSKSTFLSICIVEVELDDGRTGCGMTAITEEEVVAAIVNEVAGHALVGMDPLRHEQIWDKLFWLLAPRGQSGYASHAIAAIDLALWDLKGQILGQPCWRLLGGARDRVPVYATFGFAFFDRDELAAAARSWVERGFKRLKMTVGHHALQRRDEPRPLADVIREDVERIRAVREAVGPDVQLYIDANCSLDYFHAQDLARRIEDFDISFFEEPVAQNDIPNLAKLRARTRIPLAAGQNEGLASRFRDMLAAQAVDVVQPNACITGGYTQCLKIAGLAAAFNAGFANGGAWPHHNMHLHAGLANGSLVEYHSVAVECCKLVFDGLPEPVEGMLALPEAPGLGFRPNRERVAELAKRPGSRGAGKA, from the coding sequence ATGCCAACCATCACCGCCGTCCGCGCCACCCCGCTCAACCTGCCCGTCACCGTGGGCAGCGGCAGCCGCAGCAAGTCCACGTTCCTGTCCATCTGCATCGTCGAGGTGGAACTCGACGACGGCCGCACCGGCTGCGGCATGACCGCGATCACCGAGGAAGAGGTGGTCGCCGCCATCGTCAACGAAGTGGCCGGCCATGCCCTGGTCGGCATGGACCCGCTGCGCCACGAGCAGATCTGGGACAAGCTGTTCTGGCTGCTCGCCCCGCGCGGCCAGTCGGGCTACGCCAGCCACGCGATCGCCGCGATCGACCTGGCGCTGTGGGACCTCAAGGGCCAGATCCTGGGCCAGCCCTGCTGGCGCCTGCTGGGCGGCGCGCGCGACCGGGTGCCGGTCTACGCCACCTTCGGCTTCGCCTTCTTCGACCGCGACGAACTCGCCGCGGCGGCGCGCAGCTGGGTCGAGCGCGGCTTCAAGCGCCTGAAGATGACGGTCGGCCACCACGCGCTGCAGCGGCGCGACGAGCCGCGCCCGCTGGCCGACGTGATCCGCGAGGACGTGGAGCGCATCCGCGCCGTGCGCGAGGCGGTCGGCCCGGACGTGCAGCTGTACATCGACGCCAACTGCAGCCTGGACTACTTCCATGCCCAGGACCTGGCCCGGCGCATCGAGGACTTCGACATCAGCTTCTTCGAGGAGCCGGTGGCGCAGAACGACATCCCCAACCTGGCCAAGCTGCGCGCCAGGACCCGCATCCCGCTGGCCGCCGGCCAGAACGAGGGCCTGGCCAGCCGCTTCCGCGACATGCTGGCGGCGCAGGCCGTGGACGTGGTGCAGCCCAATGCCTGCATCACCGGCGGCTACACCCAGTGCCTGAAGATCGCCGGCCTGGCCGCCGCCTTCAACGCCGGCTTCGCCAACGGCGGCGCCTGGCCGCACCACAACATGCACCTGCACGCCGGGCTCGCCAACGGCAGCCTGGTGGAGTACCACTCGGTGGCGGTCGAATGCTGCAAGCTGGTGTTCGACGGCCTGCCCGAGCCGGTCGAGGGCATGCTGGCGCTGCCCGAGGCGCCGGGCCTGGGCTTCCGGCCCAACCGCGAGCGCGTGGCCGAACTGGCCAAGCGCCCCGGCTCGCGCGGGGCCGGCAAGGCCTGA
- a CDS encoding LysR family transcriptional regulator, with product MNAAFDLLTLRVVIAVAESGSISAGSDRLQLAVAAASARISSLEAALGIRIFERSPRGVELTSAGRVLVQRGRGLLADADRLATDLHDLSQGLAGQVRMLANASALLEVLPARLQAFTRSHPGIRVDVEERISPEIAQALLEGRTDVGVVDTRTLSAGLEFLPFFRDRLVLVVPRGHPLGGAGPLRLADLVDENFIVVAGPNAVSTRLFNAATALRQSIKVRLQMRSFDAASRLVAAGLGVAVLPGEAIAPQLQHLPLQALPLAEDWAERTHYLALRTGSDAPAAARTLVQALLTEG from the coding sequence ATGAATGCCGCGTTCGACCTTCTCACGCTGCGCGTCGTGATCGCCGTGGCCGAGTCCGGCTCGATCAGCGCCGGGAGCGACCGACTGCAGCTGGCCGTCGCGGCGGCGAGCGCGCGCATCTCGTCGCTGGAGGCGGCGCTGGGCATCCGCATCTTCGAGCGCTCGCCGCGCGGCGTGGAACTCACGTCCGCCGGGCGCGTGCTGGTGCAGCGCGGGCGCGGGCTGCTGGCCGATGCCGACCGACTCGCCACCGACCTGCACGACCTGAGCCAGGGGCTGGCCGGCCAGGTGCGCATGCTGGCCAATGCGTCGGCGCTGCTGGAGGTCCTGCCGGCGCGGCTGCAGGCGTTCACCCGCAGCCATCCAGGCATCCGCGTCGACGTGGAGGAGCGCATCAGCCCGGAGATCGCGCAGGCGCTGCTGGAAGGCCGCACCGACGTGGGCGTGGTCGATACCCGGACGCTCTCGGCCGGACTGGAATTCCTGCCCTTCTTCCGCGACCGGCTGGTGCTGGTGGTGCCGCGCGGCCACCCGCTTGGCGGCGCCGGCCCGCTGCGCCTGGCCGACCTGGTGGACGAGAACTTCATCGTGGTGGCCGGGCCGAATGCGGTCAGCACCCGCCTGTTCAACGCGGCCACGGCGCTGCGCCAGAGCATCAAGGTGCGGCTGCAGATGCGCAGCTTCGACGCCGCCAGCCGCCTGGTGGCGGCCGGCCTGGGCGTGGCCGTGCTGCCGGGCGAAGCCATCGCACCGCAGCTGCAGCACCTGCCGCTGCAGGCCCTGCCGCTGGCGGAGGACTGGGCCGAGCGCACGCACTACCTGGCCCTGCGCACCGGCAGCGATGCGCCGGCGGCGGCCCGCACGCTGGTGCAGGCCCTGCTGACCGAGGGCTGA
- a CDS encoding glutathione S-transferase — protein sequence MPYELHYWPTIQGRGEFVRLALEAAGAPYVDVAREEGGMPAMDRYLSSPEVQRPPFAPPFLVDGKLVLAQTAAILLYLGPKLGLVGARAADALWTHQIQLTIADFVAEVHDVHHPIASGLYYEDQQAEAQRRAADFRRHRLTKFMAWFEAVLERNPRNAGASMPQLVGGRLSYADLSLFQVVDGLQYAFPKATRRVLKKAPRVAALHAGVATHRRLRAYLASGRRIAFNEQGIFRRYPELDA from the coding sequence ATGCCCTACGAACTCCACTACTGGCCCACCATCCAGGGCCGCGGCGAATTCGTCCGGCTGGCGCTGGAGGCGGCCGGTGCGCCCTACGTCGACGTCGCGCGCGAGGAAGGCGGCATGCCGGCGATGGACCGCTACCTGTCCTCGCCCGAGGTGCAGCGCCCGCCGTTCGCGCCGCCGTTCCTGGTCGACGGCAAGCTGGTGCTGGCGCAGACCGCGGCGATCCTGCTGTACCTGGGGCCGAAGCTGGGGCTGGTGGGCGCCCGTGCGGCCGATGCGCTCTGGACGCACCAGATCCAGCTGACGATCGCCGACTTCGTGGCCGAGGTGCACGACGTGCACCACCCGATCGCCAGCGGCCTGTACTACGAGGACCAGCAGGCGGAAGCGCAGCGCCGCGCGGCCGACTTCCGCCGCCACCGGCTGACCAAGTTCATGGCCTGGTTCGAGGCGGTGCTCGAACGCAACCCGCGCAACGCCGGCGCTTCCATGCCGCAACTGGTGGGCGGGCGGCTGTCCTATGCCGACCTGTCGCTGTTCCAGGTGGTGGACGGGCTGCAGTACGCGTTCCCCAAGGCAACCCGGCGCGTGCTGAAGAAGGCACCCCGGGTGGCGGCGCTGCACGCGGGCGTGGCCACGCACCGGCGCCTGCGCGCGTACCTGGCCAGCGGGCGGCGCATCGCCTTCAACGAGCAAGGGATCTTCCGGCGCTATCCGGAACTGGATGCGTAG